A portion of the Methanobrevibacter sp. genome contains these proteins:
- a CDS encoding anaerobic ribonucleoside-triphosphate reductase activating protein encodes MYIGGTVISSVEFHGNMSLVIFMSKCPLTCRYCHNVELLDDETEWSFEKIKHTIDSSADFLDAVVISGGEPLVQTDAVIEILKYVRSLGLKTKLDTSGIYPSHLKEILDLNLLDYISLDVKTTFYKYKKITGSNVGSQVKKSMDLINEEGVHLEIRTTFVPTLHTKKDILNIVNDIEADVYTIQQFRNKNVLDPALEKVEVPNPHDLVKLAKKIKPYFDGVVKVKSGEFGEQIIE; translated from the coding sequence ATGTATATTGGAGGAACAGTTATTTCGTCAGTGGAATTTCATGGAAATATGTCTCTGGTTATTTTCATGTCAAAATGTCCGTTAACCTGCAGATATTGTCATAATGTGGAGCTTCTGGATGATGAAACTGAATGGTCTTTTGAAAAGATAAAACACACAATCGACTCTTCGGCAGATTTTTTAGATGCTGTTGTAATTTCAGGAGGGGAGCCGTTAGTGCAAACTGATGCAGTAATTGAAATATTAAAGTATGTCCGCAGTTTGGGTTTGAAAACAAAATTGGACACTAGCGGAATTTATCCAAGTCATCTCAAAGAGATTTTAGACTTGAATCTGCTTGATTATATTTCTCTTGATGTTAAAACAACATTTTATAAATATAAGAAAATCACCGGATCTAATGTAGGTTCCCAGGTTAAAAAATCAATGGATTTAATAAATGAGGAAGGAGTCCATCTGGAAATAAGAACTACTTTTGTTCCAACATTACATACCAAAAAGGATATTTTAAATATTGTAAATGATATTGAAGCTGATGTGTATACAATTCAGCAGTTCAGAAATAAAAACGTTTTAGATCCGGCTTTGGAAAAAGTTGAAGTTCCAAATCCTCATGATTTGGTGAAATTGGCCAAAAAAATCAAACCCTATTTTGACGGTGTTGTTAAAGTCAAATCAGGAGAATTTGGAGAACAAATAATTGAATAG
- the hisC gene encoding histidinol-phosphate transaminase yields the protein MKARKIVDEMDSYVPGKSQDEIAQDFNLNKEDIIKLGSNENPWGPSPKAMEAIKREINSINRYPESQLGELVLQIAEYSGVDDSQVIVGGDGADEIIDVLAKTFIDAGDEFIVPLPSYMYYEYLLMQYGAKPVYARWDLEKNELNVNSIYDAITDKTKMIFLCSPNNPTGTLIDKEVLVDIASKNPEILIVIDEAYFEYSEVTNKDLINDFNNIFIIRTMSKVLGLAGMRIGYGLACPEIIEYMRRIKPVFSLTRLSFAAALNTFKDTEYIEESIKKGIESRQYLYDEISKIDGLYVFPSKSNFMLIDIRDTGFTAGQLALELMKKGVIVRDCTSFKGLDEYWIRISICTLEEDKRFIEILKEVLA from the coding sequence ATGAAAGCGAGAAAAATCGTTGATGAAATGGATTCATATGTTCCTGGAAAATCCCAGGATGAGATTGCTCAAGATTTTAACTTAAATAAAGAGGATATTATTAAATTGGGCTCCAATGAAAATCCATGGGGTCCTTCTCCCAAAGCAATGGAAGCTATTAAACGGGAAATTAATTCAATAAACAGGTATCCCGAATCCCAATTGGGGGAATTGGTCTTGCAGATAGCGGAATATTCCGGTGTTGACGATTCGCAAGTTATTGTGGGTGGAGATGGTGCTGATGAAATCATTGATGTTCTGGCAAAAACATTTATCGATGCTGGAGATGAATTCATAGTTCCTCTGCCATCTTATATGTACTACGAGTATCTGTTAATGCAATATGGTGCAAAACCTGTTTATGCAAGATGGGACTTGGAAAAAAACGAACTAAACGTCAATTCAATATATGATGCAATAACCGATAAAACCAAAATGATTTTTCTGTGCAGTCCGAACAACCCTACCGGGACACTGATTGATAAAGAAGTATTGGTTGATATTGCTTCTAAAAATCCGGAAATATTGATTGTTATTGATGAGGCTTACTTTGAATACTCTGAAGTCACCAATAAAGATTTAATCAATGATTTCAACAATATTTTCATCATTCGTACAATGTCAAAAGTTTTGGGACTTGCGGGAATGAGAATAGGATATGGTCTTGCGTGTCCTGAAATTATTGAGTACATGCGCAGAATCAAACCTGTCTTTTCACTTACAAGACTGTCTTTTGCTGCTGCATTAAACACTTTTAAGGATACTGAATACATTGAAGAGTCTATCAAAAAAGGTATTGAGTCAAGACAGTATTTATATGATGAAATTTCAAAGATTGACGGGCTTTATGTATTTCCGTCAAAGTCCAATTTCATGTTAATCGACATAAGGGACACAGGTTTTACAGCCGGACAGCTGGCTTTGGAACTTATGAAAAAAGGTGTCATTGTAAGGGATTGCACTTCATTTAAAGGATTGGATGAATACTGGATTAGAATCAGTATCTGCACTCTTGAAGAGGATAAGAGATTCATTGAAATTCTAAAAGAGGTTTTAGCGTAA
- a CDS encoding gamma carbonic anhydrase family protein has protein sequence MENFKDSVVICPGAQVIGNVELGEDVSIWHGAILRGDVDSITIGNNSNVQDNCVVHCTKGFPVEIGDNVSVGHGAVVHGCKIDDNVLIGMNATVLDGAHISKNSIVGAGAVVSEGKEFPENSLILGIPAKAVKQLSPEQTELIQNNADNYVRLSKQYKED, from the coding sequence ATGGAAAATTTTAAAGACTCTGTTGTAATATGCCCTGGCGCACAAGTAATTGGAAATGTTGAATTAGGCGAAGACGTATCTATCTGGCACGGTGCCATATTAAGAGGAGATGTCGACTCAATAACTATTGGAAACAATTCCAATGTTCAGGATAATTGTGTTGTCCACTGTACTAAAGGATTCCCTGTTGAAATCGGGGATAATGTATCTGTTGGTCATGGTGCTGTTGTACATGGCTGTAAGATTGACGACAATGTATTGATTGGAATGAATGCCACTGTTTTAGATGGGGCACACATTTCTAAAAATTCCATTGTTGGAGCGGGAGCCGTTGTAAGTGAAGGCAAGGAATTTCCTGAAAACAGTCTGATTTTAGGCATTCCAGCAAAAGCGGTTAAACAGTTAAGCCCTGAACAGACAGAATTAATTCAAAACAATGCAGATAATTATGTAAGACTTTCCAAACAGTATAAGGAAGATTAA
- the glmU gene encoding bifunctional sugar-1-phosphate nucleotidylyltransferase/acetyltransferase → MKAIILSAGEGSRMRPLTLTKPKTMLPVAGKPIMQYNIESLRKNGIKDILLIVRYKREMVKDYFGDGSDFGVNITYKMQKDFLGTANAISYGKDFIEDSLIVLNGDIILDDEIIKDFIKKYEESKPDTLMLLTEVEDPSAFGVVEIENGNIRSIVEKPKKEEAPSNLVNAGIYVFNEDIFDKIDKTEISKRGEYEITDSVALQIEDGKTVMGHKTDKDWIDVGRPWELIEVNEELISNIKTDIKGVIEDGAHIHGEVVLGEGSIIRSGVYIEGNVFIGKNCDIGPNSYIRGNSYFGDNVHVGNAVEIKNSIIMENTNVSHLSYVGDSVIGSNCNIAAGTNIANLRFDNKSVKTKIKNQMIDSGRRKFGSIIGDSVKTGINSSFSPGVKVGFNSTIGSGVLLYDDVPSDTRVLVKQNYIIQDKKAKKD, encoded by the coding sequence GTGAAAGCGATTATTTTAAGTGCTGGTGAAGGGTCAAGAATGAGGCCATTAACACTTACTAAGCCTAAAACTATGTTGCCAGTCGCTGGAAAGCCAATAATGCAATATAATATCGAATCATTAAGAAAAAACGGTATTAAAGATATTTTGTTAATTGTCCGTTATAAACGGGAAATGGTTAAGGATTACTTTGGCGACGGAAGTGACTTTGGAGTTAACATTACTTATAAAATGCAAAAAGACTTTTTAGGCACGGCTAATGCTATTTCTTATGGAAAGGATTTCATTGAGGACAGTCTAATTGTCTTAAATGGGGACATCATATTGGACGATGAGATTATCAAGGATTTTATTAAGAAATACGAGGAATCAAAACCCGACACTTTAATGCTTTTAACTGAAGTGGAAGATCCGTCTGCTTTTGGTGTTGTTGAAATTGAAAACGGAAATATCAGAAGCATTGTGGAAAAACCTAAAAAAGAAGAGGCGCCAAGTAATTTGGTCAATGCAGGAATTTACGTTTTCAACGAGGATATTTTTGATAAAATCGATAAAACAGAAATTTCCAAGAGGGGAGAATATGAAATTACAGATTCCGTAGCTTTGCAAATCGAAGACGGAAAAACTGTAATGGGCCATAAAACCGATAAGGACTGGATTGATGTTGGACGTCCATGGGAGTTAATTGAAGTTAACGAAGAGTTAATTTCCAATATTAAAACCGATATTAAAGGAGTAATAGAAGATGGTGCCCATATTCACGGTGAAGTCGTTTTAGGCGAAGGAAGCATAATCAGGTCCGGAGTTTATATTGAAGGCAATGTGTTCATCGGTAAAAACTGTGATATCGGGCCGAATTCATACATTCGGGGCAATTCCTACTTTGGAGATAATGTCCATGTTGGAAATGCTGTCGAAATCAAAAATTCGATTATTATGGAAAACACTAATGTTAGCCACCTGAGTTATGTTGGTGATTCCGTAATCGGTTCCAACTGTAATATTGCAGCCGGAACCAACATTGCAAATTTACGTTTTGATAACAAATCAGTAAAAACTAAAATTAAAAATCAGATGATTGATAGTGGAAGGCGAAAGTTCGGATCAATCATTGGAGATTCAGTAAAAACCGGAATTAACTCTAGTTTCTCTCCGGGTGTAAAAGTAGGTTTCAACTCCACTATAGGTTCTGGAGTTTTATTATATGATGATGTACCTTCCGATACAAGAGTATTGGTAAAACAGAATTATATTATTCAAGATAAAAAAGCAAAAAAAGATTAA
- the glmM gene encoding phosphoglucosamine mutase: protein MVAKKLFGTSGIRGKIGSEVTCELALNVGKSLAYYLGNEGTVVLGYDTRTTNKMLDQAICAGLLESGIDVVKIGMVPTPLVGYAAEKLNADAGIMLTASHNPSQYNGIKLWNKNGMAYTSKQEAEIEEIYSDKKYISVTWDNVGKLSVNDEIKGEYVDDLVDLVDIKKGLKVVIDCASGAGSEISPLVFRKAGCEVTTLNSQPDGFFPGRNPEPNEENLQTLMKTVVAIGADLGIAHDGDADRMITVDEKGNVSPFDSLLALISKEFDGDIVTTVDAGLCMDESVKGEVIRTPVGDVNVAEAIIEKDASFGGEPSGTWLHPDFCMCPDGILSGLRMAEIVSRNGKLSALLDEIPSYPNIREKITCSKEAKTEVMENMEDLLVGAFDDIVDVNSLDGVRLTFEDDSWVLVRPSGTEDYIRITLESRDASRAEEIKDVCVEIINENL from the coding sequence ATGGTAGCTAAAAAACTATTTGGAACATCAGGAATTAGAGGAAAAATAGGCTCTGAAGTAACATGTGAACTTGCATTGAATGTAGGTAAATCACTTGCTTATTACTTAGGTAATGAGGGAACTGTAGTTTTAGGTTACGATACCAGAACAACAAATAAAATGCTTGACCAGGCTATCTGTGCAGGATTGCTTGAAAGCGGAATCGATGTTGTAAAAATTGGTATGGTTCCAACTCCATTGGTTGGTTATGCTGCCGAAAAGCTCAATGCCGATGCGGGAATAATGTTAACAGCATCCCACAACCCGTCTCAATATAACGGAATTAAATTGTGGAATAAAAACGGAATGGCATACACCTCCAAACAGGAAGCTGAAATTGAAGAAATATATTCAGATAAGAAGTATATTTCAGTAACTTGGGACAATGTCGGCAAATTAAGTGTTAATGATGAAATCAAAGGGGAATATGTCGATGATTTGGTTGATTTGGTTGACATTAAAAAAGGATTGAAGGTGGTAATTGACTGTGCCTCCGGTGCGGGAAGTGAAATATCTCCTTTGGTGTTTAGAAAAGCGGGATGTGAAGTTACAACCCTTAACTCACAACCGGACGGATTTTTCCCCGGAAGAAACCCTGAACCTAATGAAGAGAATTTACAAACTTTAATGAAAACTGTTGTAGCTATTGGGGCTGACTTGGGAATTGCCCACGATGGCGATGCAGACAGGATGATTACTGTTGATGAAAAGGGCAATGTTTCACCATTTGATTCGCTTTTGGCGTTAATTTCCAAAGAATTTGACGGAGATATTGTAACAACCGTTGATGCAGGATTATGCATGGATGAATCTGTAAAAGGAGAAGTTATAAGAACTCCTGTCGGGGATGTAAATGTTGCTGAAGCCATTATTGAAAAAGATGCAAGCTTCGGAGGTGAACCTTCAGGAACCTGGCTGCACCCGGACTTCTGCATGTGTCCTGATGGAATCCTTTCAGGTTTGAGAATGGCTGAAATAGTATCTAGGAACGGTAAGCTCTCAGCCCTTTTAGACGAAATCCCTTCTTATCCAAACATCCGTGAAAAAATAACATGCTCTAAGGAAGCCAAAACCGAAGTGATGGAGAACATGGAAGATTTGCTTGTCGGAGCATTTGATGATATTGTTGATGTAAATTCGCTTGATGGAGTCAGATTGACATTTGAAGATGATAGTTGGGTGCTTGTAAGGCCTTCCGGAACTGAAGACTACATTAGAATAACTTTGGAATCAAGAGATGCCTCAAGAGCTGAAGAAATTAAGGATGTCTGTGTAGAAATAATCAATGAAAATTTATAG
- a CDS encoding 2,3-bisphosphoglycerate-independent phosphoglycerate mutase, with protein MKGLILIMDGMSDRPIKELGNKTPLEAANTPNMDKMAKEGITGIMDSIAPGIIPGSDTAHLSILGYNPYEVYTGRGPFEANGVGVDVLPGDIAFRCNFSTADEDLTVTDRRAGRIKEGTDRIVEALNEMVLEDYPDIKIIFKESTGHRAVLVLRGEGLSDKVSDADPKVEGNKPKEVKALDDTPEAKKTADILNQLVVKTYEMVKDHPVNLKRIEDGMPPANIVIPRGAGEVPVVESLNEKYEINSACIAETGLIMGIGRFAGMDIIEMEDVTGGIDTNLDNIRDTIVDQVKNSDHDFFLINIDGADEAGHDGQTKEKKEFIEKVDEVIMSELIKLEDVYIYLTADHSTPISVMNHSGDPVPVIIRGPEVRVDDVEEFSERACAKGGLNRIRGSDVMNIMMDLMNYAHKFGA; from the coding sequence ATGAAAGGACTTATTTTAATTATGGATGGTATGAGTGACCGCCCTATTAAAGAATTAGGTAATAAAACTCCTTTGGAGGCAGCCAATACTCCTAATATGGATAAAATGGCTAAAGAAGGAATTACTGGGATTATGGATTCAATTGCTCCGGGAATTATACCTGGAAGTGACACCGCACACCTTTCTATTTTAGGTTACAATCCCTATGAAGTATACACCGGAAGAGGTCCGTTTGAAGCTAACGGAGTTGGAGTAGATGTTCTTCCGGGCGATATTGCATTTAGATGCAATTTCTCAACTGCAGATGAAGATTTGACTGTAACCGACAGGCGTGCTGGAAGAATCAAAGAAGGAACTGACAGAATAGTTGAAGCATTAAACGAAATGGTTCTGGAAGATTATCCTGATATTAAAATAATATTTAAAGAATCCACCGGCCACAGAGCAGTTTTAGTTTTAAGGGGAGAAGGACTCTCTGATAAGGTAAGCGATGCTGATCCTAAGGTTGAAGGCAACAAACCTAAAGAAGTTAAGGCTTTAGATGACACACCTGAAGCTAAAAAAACTGCCGATATATTAAACCAGCTTGTAGTAAAGACATATGAAATGGTTAAAGACCATCCAGTTAACTTAAAAAGAATTGAGGACGGAATGCCTCCGGCAAATATTGTTATTCCTCGCGGTGCAGGTGAAGTTCCTGTTGTCGAATCATTAAATGAAAAATACGAAATCAACTCAGCATGCATTGCAGAAACCGGTCTTATTATGGGAATAGGCAGATTTGCAGGTATGGACATTATTGAAATGGAAGATGTAACTGGTGGAATTGACACTAATCTGGATAATATCCGTGATACAATAGTTGATCAGGTTAAAAACTCAGACCATGACTTTTTCCTAATAAACATTGATGGTGCAGATGAAGCAGGCCATGACGGTCAGACTAAGGAGAAAAAGGAATTCATTGAAAAAGTCGATGAGGTTATAATGAGTGAACTTATTAAACTCGAAGACGTTTATATTTACCTAACAGCTGATCATTCAACTCCGATTTCTGTAATGAATCACTCAGGAGACCCTGTGCCTGTAATAATCAGAGGTCCTGAAGTTAGGGTTGATGATGTGGAGGAATTTTCTGAAAGAGCCTGTGCTAAGGGCGGACTTAACAGAATCAGAGGGTCAGATGTAATGAACATTATGATGGATTTAATGAATTATGCTCATAAATTCGGTGCGTAG
- a CDS encoding TIGR00297 family protein has protein sequence MKMEDIIINWAYVILLFVLGFITYRRKSLDLFGSAVMIVMGIVIIFSAGANWLLLIVLFLVMSLLATKFSKKYKMSLGEFEGRRTSKNVISNGVVACFMAAFGGYYLPFVGGFIGAIATATADTLASEIGVLDPHPRLITTLQKVDPGTNGAISVLGTVSGIAGATIIGIAAYLLNIMHDPIFVIVVSVISGTIGCFIDSILGALFENQGWLTNEHVNLLATIFGAIVGILLI, from the coding sequence TTGAAAATGGAGGATATAATAATAAATTGGGCGTATGTAATACTATTATTTGTTTTAGGATTCATCACCTATAGGAGAAAATCCCTTGATTTATTCGGCTCAGCAGTAATGATTGTTATGGGGATTGTAATTATTTTTTCAGCTGGAGCCAACTGGTTATTATTGATTGTGCTATTCCTTGTCATGTCTTTGCTTGCCACTAAATTTTCTAAAAAGTATAAGATGTCTTTAGGCGAATTTGAAGGAAGAAGAACTTCTAAAAATGTTATTTCAAATGGAGTGGTGGCGTGTTTTATGGCTGCTTTCGGAGGATACTATCTGCCATTTGTCGGAGGTTTCATCGGAGCAATTGCAACAGCGACTGCAGATACCCTTGCTTCTGAAATTGGTGTTCTGGACCCTCATCCCCGTTTAATAACTACTCTTCAGAAAGTGGATCCAGGTACAAATGGAGCGATTTCTGTTCTGGGAACTGTCTCAGGTATTGCAGGTGCAACAATTATCGGTATAGCTGCATATCTGCTTAATATTATGCATGATCCGATTTTTGTAATCGTGGTTTCAGTCATTTCAGGAACTATTGGGTGTTTCATTGACAGCATTTTAGGTGCACTTTTCGAAAATCAGGGATGGCTAACCAATGAGCATGTTAATTTGCTTGCAACAATTTTCGGCGCAATTGTCGGAATATTGTTGATTTAA
- a CDS encoding 30S ribosomal protein S3ae, whose product MAKAKARRRVRDTWKEKSWYTVKTPVNFEDKEIGETPARDPELLIGRGVEVTMRELTGDFSKQYIKLRFEIDNVAGEVANTKFTGHKTTTDYVRSMIRRGTSRIDASTVVTTKDGRKVKLHVLAVTIRRAKSSQQKYMRKVIEELLVEAAAENSFDELIKIVVNGKLASEIYHNAKKIYPLKRVEIIKSKVIK is encoded by the coding sequence ATGGCAAAAGCAAAAGCAAGACGTAGAGTACGTGACACATGGAAAGAAAAATCCTGGTATACTGTTAAAACACCAGTGAACTTTGAAGATAAAGAAATCGGAGAAACTCCAGCAAGAGATCCAGAACTTCTAATTGGAAGAGGCGTAGAAGTTACTATGAGAGAATTAACCGGAGACTTCTCAAAACAATACATTAAACTCAGATTCGAAATTGATAATGTTGCAGGTGAGGTTGCAAACACTAAATTTACCGGACACAAAACTACCACAGACTATGTAAGAAGTATGATTAGAAGAGGAACTTCCAGAATCGATGCTTCAACTGTTGTAACTACCAAAGACGGCCGTAAAGTTAAACTTCATGTACTTGCTGTAACTATTAGAAGAGCAAAATCTTCCCAACAAAAATACATGAGAAAAGTAATCGAAGAATTGCTCGTTGAAGCGGCAGCTGAAAATTCATTTGATGAATTGATTAAAATTGTTGTAAACGGTAAATTAGCATCTGAAATTTATCACAACGCTAAAAAAATCTACCCACTTAAAAGAGTGGAAATTATCAAAAGTAAAGTAATCAAATAG
- a CDS encoding flavodoxin family protein, with protein MSKYIIITGSPRKGANSDSIAEFIKDSLGDNDVEIWNIYEKDYTYCHADNACKELNHCAIDDDATDLVADLKDVDGAFLVSPIYFGRLPGPLHTVIDRFYGVFNPAKGLDVPSPDKKLGIVFTMGGNEEAVKNAEPVAAQTGFSFSVVGFGAYDSVILGNNNTPDAFAASDDEQAQVRDLVDWMM; from the coding sequence ATGTCTAAGTATATAATTATTACCGGAAGCCCTCGCAAAGGGGCAAATTCAGACTCCATCGCTGAATTTATCAAAGACTCATTAGGAGATAATGATGTCGAAATTTGGAATATATATGAGAAAGATTACACCTACTGTCATGCAGACAACGCCTGTAAGGAACTGAACCACTGCGCTATTGATGATGATGCTACAGATTTGGTGGCTGATTTAAAAGATGTCGATGGTGCATTTTTAGTCTCACCAATCTATTTCGGACGTTTGCCAGGGCCTCTTCACACTGTAATCGACAGGTTCTACGGGGTTTTCAATCCGGCTAAAGGTTTGGATGTTCCATCTCCTGATAAAAAATTGGGAATCGTTTTCACTATGGGTGGAAATGAAGAAGCAGTTAAAAATGCAGAACCTGTTGCAGCCCAAACAGGATTTTCATTTTCAGTAGTTGGTTTCGGTGCATATGATAGCGTTATTTTGGGAAATAACAATACTCCAGATGCATTTGCAGCTAGTGATGATGAGCAGGCACAGGTCAGGGATTTAGTTGACTGGATGATGTAA
- a CDS encoding NifB/NifX family molybdenum-iron cluster-binding protein — translation MRLAVVSSDGANVDLHLGKGKSIYVYDYGDEIRFVEQRDIEIEEDSKHQGGKVIKACSDCDVLISVQYGFKSKVKANEVGLKLVMDEGPIDEVLKRYVDHYNFMKN, via the coding sequence ATGAGACTTGCAGTTGTATCATCCGACGGGGCAAATGTTGATTTGCACCTCGGAAAGGGAAAATCTATTTACGTATATGATTACGGGGATGAAATCAGATTCGTCGAACAGAGAGACATTGAAATAGAAGAGGATTCAAAACATCAGGGAGGCAAGGTTATTAAAGCCTGCAGTGACTGTGATGTTTTAATTTCTGTTCAGTACGGATTCAAATCTAAGGTCAAAGCTAATGAAGTCGGTTTAAAACTTGTAATGGACGAGGGACCTATTGATGAAGTATTAAAGAGATATGTTGATCATTATAACTTCATGAAAAATTAG
- the mtnP gene encoding S-methyl-5'-thioadenosine phosphorylase has protein sequence MIGIIGGSGVYEITKKADSCSEKLVKTDYGEVNVSILEIFSKKVAFIPRHSQNHSIPPHKINYSANIDALREVGVTQIIATNSVGSMNIDMAPGSFVIPDDFLDFSQNRIKTFYEDKVIHIDVTEPYCPTLRDVLAKSGDVILGGTYVCTEGPRFETPAEIKMFKMLGGDVVGMTGVPEVTLARERGICYNSICVVSNYAAGISPNNLTIDEVFEMVSSKETELLDLIYGFIRNAEDLPDCDCRHALDGAEV, from the coding sequence ATGATCGGCATAATTGGAGGAAGCGGTGTTTACGAAATCACCAAAAAAGCAGACTCCTGCAGTGAAAAGTTAGTTAAAACAGATTATGGTGAGGTAAATGTCTCCATTTTAGAAATATTTTCTAAAAAAGTGGCTTTTATTCCAAGACATTCTCAAAATCACTCCATTCCTCCACACAAAATTAATTATAGTGCCAATATTGATGCTTTAAGGGAAGTTGGCGTTACCCAAATTATTGCCACTAACTCAGTAGGGTCCATGAATATTGACATGGCACCCGGGTCATTTGTCATTCCGGATGATTTTTTGGATTTCTCACAAAACAGAATCAAAACTTTCTATGAGGACAAGGTTATTCACATTGATGTGACTGAACCTTATTGTCCGACTTTAAGGGATGTTCTGGCCAAATCAGGTGATGTAATTCTGGGCGGAACATATGTCTGTACTGAGGGGCCTCGTTTTGAAACTCCTGCAGAGATTAAAATGTTTAAAATGCTTGGAGGAGATGTGGTGGGTATGACAGGAGTTCCTGAAGTCACTCTTGCTCGTGAGAGGGGAATATGTTATAATTCAATATGTGTTGTATCCAATTATGCGGCAGGCATTTCACCGAATAATCTAACCATCGATGAAGTCTTTGAAATGGTCAGCAGTAAAGAAACAGAACTCCTTGATTTGATTTACGGCTTTATAAGAAATGCTGAAGATTTGCCTGATTGCGATTGCCGTCATGCGTTAGACGGCGCTGAAGTGTAG
- a CDS encoding RtcB family protein, with translation MSIKDEIKKVRDNVYEIPGSFNKKMRASGRFYIADEYFDSLEDGAIEQIVNVACLPGIQRYSIGLPDIHFGYGFPIGGVAAFSLRNGVVSPGGVGFDINCGVRLIKSNLTIDDIDGKLDELTEKLFKNIPSGVGSKGKIKLDENEINDVLDYGAEWAVENGYGWSEDLEVLEENGRMVDADSSIVSDKAKKRGIPQLGSLGSGNHFLEVQVVDEIYDEEVAKVFGLEKGMIVVMIHSGSRGCGHQICSDYLRVMDKAYKKYKISIDDRQLACAPLDSKEAQDYIQAMAAAANYAWANRQMMTHWVRETFEEVLGKSAKEMEMDIVYDVAHNIAKMETHKVYNREEEVLVHRKGATRAFGPGREEVPEKYRDVGQPVLIPGTMGTASYVLHGTDVAMEETFGSTAHGAGRILSRSKAKKDYNADEITDDLASRGIKIKATSKNVIVEEAPGAYKDVDSVVRVSDEAGIAKLVAKVRPLSVCKG, from the coding sequence ATGAGTATTAAAGATGAAATTAAAAAAGTTAGGGATAATGTTTATGAGATTCCAGGGTCTTTTAACAAAAAAATGAGGGCTTCTGGAAGATTTTATATTGCTGATGAATATTTTGACAGTCTTGAAGATGGGGCTATTGAACAAATTGTTAATGTTGCCTGCCTTCCGGGTATTCAGAGATATTCCATCGGACTGCCGGATATCCATTTCGGCTACGGTTTTCCAATAGGGGGTGTTGCGGCATTTTCTTTAAGAAATGGTGTTGTATCTCCAGGGGGAGTCGGATTTGATATTAACTGCGGAGTCAGACTAATCAAATCCAATCTTACTATTGATGATATTGACGGAAAATTGGATGAGCTTACAGAAAAGCTGTTTAAAAACATCCCGTCAGGCGTTGGAAGCAAAGGCAAAATCAAGCTTGACGAAAACGAAATTAATGACGTGCTTGATTACGGTGCTGAGTGGGCTGTTGAAAACGGCTATGGATGGAGTGAAGATTTGGAAGTTTTAGAGGAAAATGGAAGAATGGTTGATGCTGACTCAAGCATTGTTTCTGATAAAGCTAAAAAAAGAGGAATTCCTCAATTGGGCTCTCTCGGTTCAGGCAATCACTTCCTTGAAGTTCAGGTTGTTGATGAAATATATGACGAGGAAGTGGCAAAAGTATTCGGTCTTGAAAAGGGAATGATTGTGGTTATGATTCACTCAGGCTCAAGAGGATGCGGCCATCAAATCTGTTCTGATTATCTGAGGGTAATGGATAAGGCTTATAAAAAATACAAAATCAGCATTGACGATAGACAGTTGGCATGTGCTCCCCTTGATTCAAAAGAAGCTCAGGATTATATTCAGGCAATGGCTGCTGCGGCCAATTACGCATGGGCAAATAGGCAAATGATGACTCACTGGGTTCGTGAAACCTTTGAGGAAGTTTTGGGAAAATCCGCAAAAGAAATGGAAATGGATATTGTCTATGATGTTGCTCACAACATCGCTAAAATGGAAACTCATAAGGTCTACAACCGTGAAGAGGAAGTTTTGGTTCACAGAAAAGGTGCAACACGCGCATTTGGACCTGGAAGAGAGGAAGTCCCTGAAAAATACAGGGACGTGGGCCAGCCGGTATTGATTCCCGGAACAATGGGAACTGCATCATATGTTTTGCATGGAACTGATGTTGCAATGGAGGAAACCTTCGGTTCTACTGCTCACGGCGCTGGAAGAATACTTTCAAGGTCTAAAGCCAAAAAAGATTATAATGCAGATGAAATTACTGATGATCTGGCTTCAAGGGGCATTAAAATTAAAGCCACCAGTAAAAACGTAATTGTAGAAGAGGCTCCTGGGGCCTATAAGGATGTTGACAGTGTAGTTAGGGTGTCTGATGAAGCGGGCATTGCCAAGTTGGTAGCTAAAGTCAGACCTCTGTCTGTTTGTAAAGGATGA